The following is a genomic window from Hymenobacter gelipurpurascens.
CAAGAAGGAGCGCTCTATCGCGAATGTGCAGCGGGGCATCATTTTTTATCGACGAAACCGCGATACATTCATTGCTTACACAGCACTGGTATATGGCGTCACGATTCTGGATGCGTTGGTCGCGGCTCACCTGCGCGACTTCGATATCAGCGAAGACCTGAGCATGCGCATGGATCCGGTGCTGCTACCTTCTTCCCTGCGGCAGCCTGCTACTGGCCTAGCCGTCACTTTCACTTTGAAATAACCCCACCCTTTTCTTACATGAAGCTTCTCCTGATTGGCTACGGCAAAATGGGCCGAGCCATCGAGGCGCAGGCTGTGGCTCGCGGCCACCAGATTGCCGGCATCGTAGATCCCGCTCGCCCCGATGTACATATCACCGACTTCACGCCTGCTACTGTTGATGCGGCTATTGAGTTTACCCACCCCGATGCGGCTTTCCAGAACGTGCAGGCTTGCTTGCGCCAGGGCATTCCGCTGGTGTGTGGCTCTACCGGCTGGCTCCATCACTTCCCGGAAGCACAGGCCTTGAGCAAAGAAACGGGCACGCCGCTGTTTTATGCGTCTAACTACAGCGTAGGTGTTAACCTGTTTTTCCACTTCAATGAGTACATCGCGGCCAAAATGCACCAGTTTGGTGGCTACGATGTGCAAGTGCGCGAAATCCATCATACCCAGAAGGTAGACCAGCCCAGCGGAACTGCCCTGACAGCGGCCGAAGGCATTCTGCGTCACTTCCCCAACAAAACCACCTGGCGCAACGAAGCGACGCCAGAACCGAAAGAGTTGGCCATCATCTCGGAGCGTGAAGGCGCAGTGGTAGGCACCCACATCGTGACGTACACCTCCCCCGCCGATAGCATTGAGCTGAAGCACGAAGCGCACTCCCGCGACGGGTTTGTGCAGGGTGCCTTACTGGCGGCCGAGTGGCTCCCGGGCCGCCAAGGCGTGTTCGGCATGAAGGATTTGCTAGGCCTGTAGGTGAAGTGGTGAGTTGGTGAAATAGGGAGTTTGCTGTTATAGTGGCCTAGATCGCGCTACTTGCGCAATGCGTGCCACCAAAACAGCAAACTCCCTATTTCACCAGCTCACCACTTCACCGCCCCCACTGTTTCATTGCATTATTTCGCATCTTCCGGCGTTGAAGCTGGAAGCAGTCGGTAAGTACCGATTGTCCATTTTCTGGCCCTACCACTATGGCTGTACAATCCTGGGAGAAATACCTCGAAAAGAATAAACCGGCTCCGGCTTCCACTTCGACGACGACCTCGAAGCCGAAGAAGCACAAAGGGCCGATCCGGGAATGGGGCGACGCTATCCTGTTTGCCGTGGTAGCTGCCACGCTTATCCGTTGGGCTACGTTTGAGGCCTACACCATCCCGACGCCTTCCATGGAGCACTCACTGCTGGTAGGCGACTACCTGTTCGTGAGCAAGCTGCACTACGGCCCGCGCACGCCCCAGACGCCACTGCAGGTACCGCTCACGCACCAGACTATCTGGGGAACCAGCATCAAGAGCTATTCTGAGGCCATACAGCTACAGAGCCACCGCTTGCCGGGCTTCTCTTCGGTGAAGAACAACGACGTGGTAGTGTTCAACGTGCCCACCGAGGCCGAACACCCCGCTGACCTGCGCACGAACTATATCAAGCGCTGCATCGGTATCCCTGGCGACGTGCTCACGATTGTGAACGGCCAAGTATCGATAAATGGCAAGCCCGCCAAGAACTACCCCGAAATGCAGAGCAGCTATTTCCTGCAGGTACCTCAGGCCAACGATGATCTGATGGACGCCTTCAAGAAATATGGCGTTGTTAACTACGATAACACCGAGACGGGGGAGCCGTTGAGCTACGGTGATGATCCTACGTATGGGCCTGGCTACCAAGTAAGCATGACGCCTGCCGCGGTAGCTTTCTTCAAGCAGCAGCCGTATGTGAAGGGCATTATTGACCTGAAAACGCCGGCTGGTCAGCCGGAGCCCGGCCAGCAGGTGTTCCCCAATAACCCTGATGCCCCCTACAGTCAGCCACTAGCCAACCCGCCCTTCCCCACCTGGAACAAGGACAACTACGGCCCCCTGCAAATCCCGAAGAAAGGCCAGACGGTACAACTCACGGCGCAAAACACGCCGCTGTACCAGAAAATTCTGCTGCGCTATGAGCACAACGACGGCATGACCTTGGACGCCGCCAGTGGTATGATCACGCAGAATGGAAAGCCTGTTACGAGCTATACCTTCAAGCAGGACTATTACTTCATGATGGGCGACAACCGCCACAACTCACTCGACTCCCGCTTCTGGGGCTTTGTTCCCGAAGACCACATCGTGGGCAAAGCAGTGCTTATCTGGCTGTCGGTTGACCCACACGCTTCCTTCTTCAAAAAGATCCGCTGGAACCGCCTCTTCAATCTGGTTGATTAGGTTTCTACTTCGGAAGGATAGCACTCAACGCAAAAGAGCTTGCCCTAAGGCAAGCTCTTTTGCGTTGAGTGTAGGCGTTGATCAGTTAGTTTACCACCTAATGGGCGCTAGGCCGTTCTTCTCCAAATAGGCGTTCGTTTGGCTGAAAGGTTTTGAGCCGAAGAAGCCCCGGTCGGCGGCATAGGGTGAGGGGTGCGCGGCTTTTAGTACTAGGTGCTTTTTGGTGTCAATTATTTCGCCCTTTTTCTGGGCGTAGGCTCCCCAGAGAATGAACACCACGTGTTCTTTTTCCTCGGATATTTTCTGGATTACGGCATCCGTAAATTGCTCCCAGCCTTTCTTCTGGTGGCTCGCCGGCTCACCGGCTCGCACGGTAAGGGTGGCATTCAGCAAGAGCACGCCTTGCTCGGCCCAGCGGTCGAGGTTGCCGTTGGGGGCGGGCGGCGTTTCGGGCAGGTCGC
Proteins encoded in this region:
- the dapB gene encoding 4-hydroxy-tetrahydrodipicolinate reductase yields the protein MKLLLIGYGKMGRAIEAQAVARGHQIAGIVDPARPDVHITDFTPATVDAAIEFTHPDAAFQNVQACLRQGIPLVCGSTGWLHHFPEAQALSKETGTPLFYASNYSVGVNLFFHFNEYIAAKMHQFGGYDVQVREIHHTQKVDQPSGTALTAAEGILRHFPNKTTWRNEATPEPKELAIISEREGAVVGTHIVTYTSPADSIELKHEAHSRDGFVQGALLAAEWLPGRQGVFGMKDLLGL
- a CDS encoding uracil-DNA glycosylase, which produces MSVKIEESWRNALHAEFEKPYFQHLIAFVKGEYATATVYPPGPNIFHAFDACPFDKVKVVIIGQDPYHGKGQAHGLSFSVAEGVRTPPSLQNIFKELQSDLPETPPAPNGNLDRWAEQGVLLLNATLTVRAGEPASHQKKGWEQFTDAVIQKISEEKEHVVFILWGAYAQKKGEIIDTKKHLVLKAAHPSPYAADRGFFGSKPFSQTNAYLEKNGLAPIRW
- the lepB gene encoding signal peptidase I, coding for MAVQSWEKYLEKNKPAPASTSTTTSKPKKHKGPIREWGDAILFAVVAATLIRWATFEAYTIPTPSMEHSLLVGDYLFVSKLHYGPRTPQTPLQVPLTHQTIWGTSIKSYSEAIQLQSHRLPGFSSVKNNDVVVFNVPTEAEHPADLRTNYIKRCIGIPGDVLTIVNGQVSINGKPAKNYPEMQSSYFLQVPQANDDLMDAFKKYGVVNYDNTETGEPLSYGDDPTYGPGYQVSMTPAAVAFFKQQPYVKGIIDLKTPAGQPEPGQQVFPNNPDAPYSQPLANPPFPTWNKDNYGPLQIPKKGQTVQLTAQNTPLYQKILLRYEHNDGMTLDAASGMITQNGKPVTSYTFKQDYYFMMGDNRHNSLDSRFWGFVPEDHIVGKAVLIWLSVDPHASFFKKIRWNRLFNLVD